The Pseudomonadota bacterium genome has a window encoding:
- a CDS encoding sigma-54 dependent transcriptional regulator yields MFPSILIVDDNPSILQSLKGLLADEGFEVMLASNGYEGLKTIDKKSPDLVLLDIWMPGIDGIETLKQIKKNNPHIQVIIITGHGNIETAVKAIKLGAYDLIEKPLSIDKIIVTINNALNFRRLEEENRYLRKKTIEKNSVSGNSEAIVYLKKKVAAVAPSDAWVLITGENGTGKELVARTIFQLSPRVDGSFITVDCVTIPEELIESELFGHEKGAFEGAISKKIGKFELAGSGTIFLDNIGEMRLKTQAKILRALQEKKFQRVGGSRIININARLIAASNKPLEIEIEKGNFREDLYHRLNVVPIEVPALRNRKDDIPVLIDTFLAEFAMQSNNEKKTLSPKAIELLSNYLWPGNVRELKNLVNQLAIMTRENIIDVSDIPDQYKPAVEEVPEPVKSELFLIDRLKDAKRAFEKEFIKIKLSENDKNIAKTAKEIDVGRSYLYKIIKSL; encoded by the coding sequence ATGTTTCCATCGATACTAATAGTAGATGATAACCCGTCAATTCTTCAATCTTTAAAAGGTCTTCTTGCAGATGAAGGTTTTGAAGTAATGTTGGCTTCAAACGGATATGAAGGTTTAAAGACTATAGATAAGAAATCGCCTGATCTTGTTCTTTTAGATATATGGATGCCGGGTATTGACGGAATAGAAACTTTAAAACAAATTAAAAAAAACAATCCCCATATACAAGTCATTATAATAACGGGACATGGCAATATTGAGACTGCAGTTAAAGCCATTAAGCTTGGCGCATACGATTTGATTGAAAAACCCCTTTCGATTGATAAGATAATAGTTACAATAAATAATGCGTTAAATTTTAGAAGACTGGAAGAAGAAAACAGATATCTTCGAAAGAAAACAATAGAAAAAAATTCTGTGTCCGGAAACAGCGAGGCAATTGTTTATCTTAAGAAAAAAGTAGCCGCTGTTGCTCCATCCGATGCATGGGTTTTAATTACTGGTGAAAACGGAACAGGAAAAGAACTTGTTGCGCGAACAATTTTTCAGCTTAGTCCCCGTGTAGATGGGTCTTTTATTACCGTTGATTGTGTTACTATTCCGGAAGAGTTGATAGAAAGCGAACTTTTCGGACATGAAAAGGGAGCATTTGAAGGAGCAATTTCAAAAAAGATAGGCAAATTTGAATTGGCCGGCAGCGGAACTATCTTTCTTGACAATATCGGTGAGATGCGCCTGAAAACCCAGGCTAAAATACTTAGAGCACTTCAGGAAAAAAAGTTTCAGAGGGTAGGTGGGAGCAGGATTATAAATATAAATGCAAGGTTAATTGCTGCCAGCAATAAACCTCTTGAAATAGAAATTGAAAAAGGGAATTTCAGAGAAGACCTGTATCATCGCCTTAATGTTGTTCCGATTGAGGTTCCTGCATTAAGAAATCGCAAAGATGATATTCCTGTTTTAATCGATACTTTTTTAGCTGAATTTGCGATGCAGAGCAATAATGAAAAGAAAACACTTTCCCCGAAAGCAATCGAATTATTATCCAACTATTTGTGGCCCGGCAATGTAAGGGAGTTAAAGAATCTTGTTAATCAGCTTGCCATAATGACCAGGGAAAATATTATTGATGTTTCCGATATCCCCGATCAATATAAACCGGCTGTTGAAGAAGTTCCTGAACCGGTCAAATCCGAGTTGTTTTTAATTGATCGGCTAAAAGATGCTAAGCGGGCTTTTGAAAAAGAATTTATTAAAATAAAGTTGTCGGAAAATGATAAAAATATTGCCAAAACCGCAAAAGAAATTGATGTTGGTCGAAGTTATCTTTATAAAATAATAAAGAGTTTGTAA
- the rsmD gene encoding 16S rRNA (guanine(966)-N(2))-methyltransferase RsmD, with the protein MTGLKVISGELKGKKLFSAKGLKIRPTSGRLRESIFNILSNKVVDSVVLDLFAGTGAMGIEALSRGASYATFIDNDKEAVSTISKNIKACGLTERIAIARFDISKKIIEYTHTLHAVSLVFMDPPYNKDLITPALINLSKSRILENNASIVIEHDLRETLPENISVYKITDQRKYGKTFVSFLKYMV; encoded by the coding sequence TTGACCGGTCTTAAGGTAATAAGCGGAGAATTGAAAGGCAAAAAACTATTTTCTGCAAAAGGTTTGAAAATAAGACCGACATCAGGACGCCTAAGAGAGAGTATCTTTAATATTCTTTCCAATAAGGTTGTTGATTCTGTAGTACTTGATCTTTTTGCAGGAACAGGAGCAATGGGAATAGAAGCATTAAGCAGGGGAGCATCCTATGCAACATTTATAGATAACGATAAAGAGGCTGTTTCAACTATCAGCAAAAATATTAAAGCCTGCGGACTCACAGAAAGAATTGCAATTGCAAGATTTGACATTTCAAAAAAAATTATTGAATATACTCATACGCTTCATGCTGTTAGTCTTGTGTTTATGGATCCTCCTTATAACAAGGATCTTATAACACCTGCTTTAATTAATCTTTCTAAAAGTCGAATTCTTGAAAATAACGCTTCTATAGTAATTGAACATGATTTGCGGGAAACACTTCCTGAAAATATTTCTGTTTACAAGATAACGGATCAGAGAAAATATGGAAAAACCTTTGTTTCATTTTTAAAATACATGGTATAA
- a CDS encoding PAS domain-containing protein: MDNNSSIVPPQTNSSQERSRRKREGIIIIAIIFVVGFLTFLETRIIKFGAGIPVSNTVLMFILINVNLLLLILLIFLVFRNLFKLLYDRKKNAIGAKLRTKLVIAFGALTLLPTIILFFFSISFITTSTEFWFKVPIEQALDHSLDVGRYYYGQVQENNRFYIERIAYQINNKNLLDPARKKSLFHYLQVVQRSFNIQAIELYDSNYKRMTFILPLGMEDMPLRVLDPDNFKKDIPPYGVRTITEIVEDRELVRTIGTVPFGVQPSEANCYIVLSTKLSHRLSKKMKSISLGFEEYQQTKLLKKPIQISYYILLSIVALLVLFCAIWFGFYLAKSITIPIMELVEGTRRVAEGDLGFTLDVASDDEIGSLVDSFNKMTKDLRNGRDQLELSAKKLELQNIEIEEKRQYMEIVLKNVSTGVITLDSKGMVTTINKSAEKMLNLKQDETLGKSYKDLLPDQNVNIAEEIKENLFIAQDNALEVPLNLFVGGRRRSFLMNVNALKDDTGQHMGVVMVFDDLTELEKIQRMAAWREVARRIAHEVKNPLTPIKLSAQRLQRKYSDQLKEPVFEECTQMIIDHVELIRNIVDAFSTFARFPSANPIPCDLAPIIRETVALYREGHQNVIFDTIISDNIPQLNLDRQQIKQAMINLVDNAVTAIKEHGNIAISLEHNKEAKVIKIEIADDGAGISEEDKARIFEPNFSTKKAGSGLGLAIVNTIISDHKGVIRVQDNYPKGAKFIIELPII, translated from the coding sequence ATGGATAATAATTCATCAATAGTCCCGCCACAGACTAATTCCTCACAGGAACGTTCGAGACGTAAAAGAGAAGGCATTATAATTATTGCAATTATATTTGTTGTCGGCTTTTTAACATTTCTTGAAACCAGAATAATTAAATTTGGAGCAGGGATTCCGGTATCAAATACCGTTTTGATGTTTATTCTGATCAACGTTAATTTGTTATTACTCATTCTGCTGATATTTCTGGTATTCAGAAATCTGTTCAAGCTTCTTTATGATAGAAAGAAAAACGCCATCGGCGCGAAGCTTCGCACGAAACTCGTCATAGCTTTTGGCGCTCTAACTCTTTTACCAACAATAATTTTGTTCTTTTTTTCCATAAGTTTTATAACAACAAGCACTGAATTCTGGTTTAAAGTTCCCATTGAACAGGCCCTTGATCATTCATTGGATGTCGGAAGATACTATTATGGGCAGGTTCAGGAAAATAACAGATTTTATATAGAAAGAATTGCATACCAGATTAATAATAAGAACTTGCTTGACCCTGCCAGGAAAAAATCACTTTTTCACTATCTACAGGTTGTGCAGAGGTCGTTCAATATCCAGGCAATAGAACTTTATGACAGCAATTACAAACGTATGACTTTCATCCTTCCGCTTGGCATGGAAGATATGCCATTGAGAGTTCTTGATCCGGATAACTTTAAAAAGGATATACCCCCGTATGGTGTAAGAACCATAACTGAAATAGTGGAAGACAGAGAACTCGTCAGAACTATAGGGACAGTTCCATTTGGAGTTCAGCCTTCCGAAGCTAACTGTTATATCGTATTATCAACCAAACTTTCTCATCGGCTTTCCAAGAAGATGAAGTCTATTTCTCTTGGCTTTGAGGAATATCAGCAAACAAAGCTTTTAAAAAAGCCCATTCAAATCTCATATTATATATTACTATCCATAGTAGCATTACTTGTGCTTTTTTGCGCTATCTGGTTCGGATTTTATCTTGCCAAATCCATCACGATTCCCATCATGGAACTTGTAGAAGGTACCAGGCGTGTTGCAGAAGGAGACTTAGGTTTTACGTTAGATGTAGCTTCTGATGATGAAATAGGAAGTCTTGTGGATTCATTTAATAAAATGACAAAAGACTTGAGAAACGGCAGGGACCAGCTTGAGCTTTCCGCTAAAAAGCTTGAACTGCAAAACATCGAGATAGAAGAAAAACGCCAATATATGGAAATCGTCTTAAAAAATGTTTCAACCGGTGTTATTACTCTTGATTCAAAGGGGATGGTTACTACCATTAATAAATCAGCTGAAAAAATGTTAAATCTTAAACAGGATGAAACTCTGGGCAAAAGCTATAAAGATTTGTTGCCTGATCAGAATGTTAACATAGCCGAAGAAATAAAAGAAAATCTGTTTATAGCACAGGATAATGCTTTGGAAGTTCCTTTAAATCTTTTTGTAGGGGGAAGACGCCGTAGCTTTCTTATGAATGTAAATGCCTTAAAAGATGATACAGGTCAACATATGGGCGTTGTGATGGTTTTTGATGACTTAACCGAGCTTGAAAAAATTCAGAGGATGGCTGCATGGCGTGAGGTTGCACGCCGGATAGCGCATGAAGTAAAAAATCCTCTAACGCCTATAAAGCTTTCCGCCCAAAGGCTTCAGCGTAAATATTCAGATCAGTTGAAAGAGCCGGTATTTGAAGAATGCACACAAATGATAATTGACCATGTAGAATTAATAAGAAATATTGTAGATGCATTTTCAACCTTTGCAAGATTTCCATCGGCAAATCCCATTCCTTGTGATTTGGCTCCTATAATCAGGGAAACCGTTGCACTGTATAGGGAAGGGCATCAGAATGTAATTTTTGATACAATAATTTCGGATAACATTCCACAGCTTAATCTTGACAGGCAGCAAATAAAACAGGCAATGATAAACCTGGTCGATAATGCTGTTACCGCAATTAAAGAACATGGGAATATTGCAATTTCACTTGAGCATAATAAGGAAGCAAAAGTAATCAAAATTGAAATTGCTGATGATGGTGCAGGAATATCGGAAGAAGATAAGGCACGTATTTTTGAGCCCAATTTTTCAACAAAAAAAGCCGGATCAGGTTTGGGGCTTGCTATCGTAAATACAATTATATCAGATCATAAAGGCGTTATTAGAGTACAGGATAATTACCCTAAAGGAGCAAAGTTTATTATTGAGTTGCCAATAATATGA
- a CDS encoding DUF4390 domain-containing protein, whose product MRTLRKHKIYLLLLCFLIVIPQTSFAQVAKLTNIAITRHNKELLFKMHLDGAFTEDMKKAITSGIATSFTFYVKLYKDNDLFFNNKITEILLTNTIKYDNLKNTYTISRSWKSTGPDKTESFKEAQELMTQIEGLKIVDLDQLEKNARYHIEAKAEVSKFTLPFYLHYIFVFVSLWDFETDLYQIDFVY is encoded by the coding sequence ATGCGAACACTAAGAAAACACAAAATTTACTTGCTTTTACTTTGCTTTTTAATTGTCATACCTCAAACATCCTTTGCTCAGGTAGCAAAGCTTACTAATATTGCAATTACCAGACATAATAAAGAGCTTCTTTTCAAGATGCATTTAGATGGTGCTTTTACAGAGGACATGAAAAAGGCGATTACAAGTGGTATAGCCACTTCTTTTACTTTTTATGTCAAACTTTATAAAGATAACGACCTCTTCTTCAATAATAAAATTACAGAAATATTGTTAACTAATACAATAAAATACGATAATCTGAAAAATACATATACAATATCAAGATCCTGGAAGAGCACAGGTCCGGATAAAACAGAGTCATTCAAAGAAGCACAGGAACTTATGACCCAGATTGAAGGATTAAAAATAGTCGACCTTGATCAACTGGAAAAAAATGCCCGTTACCACATTGAAGCAAAAGCAGAAGTAAGCAAATTCACCCTGCCTTTTTATCTACATTATATATTTGTTTTCGTTTCATTATGGGATTTTGAAACTGATTTGTATCAAATAGATTTTGTCTATTAA
- a CDS encoding YifB family Mg chelatase-like AAA ATPase → MLARILSSAVIGIDAYLVEVEVDIAKGLPSFTTVGLPEAAVKESRERVKSAITNSGYFFPDDRITVNLAPANIKKEGTGFDLPIAIGILAATGLIMQKMLAGYFVLGELSLDGRIKPVNGSLPMALAAKAAGYEGIIVPFENGKEASVVNGISVFPVKTLSQVVDFFRGTENLKAAKTDISLQFDKNSEFEVDFSEVKGQEHAKRALEVAAAGGHNIIMIGPPGSGKTMLAKRLPSILPPISFDEALETTKIYSVVGMLEKGNAMIVKRPFRSPHHTISDAGLIGGGHVPRPGEVSLAHNGVLFLDELSEFKKHVLEVLRQPLEDMKVTISRALSSITYPASFMLVSAMNPCPCGFFSDPKHECRCSYQQIHRYRSKISGPLMDRIDIHVEVPAVAYRDLMTDSVSEYSKDIKKRVSKARLVQAERFARTKIYCNAQMNSRHIKKYCKIDDAACALIESAIDKLGLSARAFNRILKISRTIADLAGDDDIKVDHVSEAIQYRNLDRAKL, encoded by the coding sequence ATGCTTGCCAGAATTCTAAGCAGTGCTGTTATAGGTATTGATGCTTATCTTGTGGAAGTGGAAGTTGATATTGCCAAGGGGCTTCCTTCATTTACTACGGTTGGACTTCCGGAAGCAGCGGTCAAGGAAAGCCGGGAACGAGTTAAATCCGCTATTACAAATTCCGGGTATTTTTTCCCAGATGACAGGATAACCGTTAACCTTGCACCTGCCAATATAAAGAAAGAAGGAACCGGATTTGATCTGCCTATTGCAATAGGAATTCTTGCCGCAACCGGGCTTATTATGCAAAAAATGCTTGCGGGATATTTTGTGCTCGGAGAACTTTCTTTAGATGGCCGAATAAAGCCTGTAAACGGATCTCTTCCCATGGCCCTTGCTGCCAAAGCTGCCGGCTATGAAGGCATTATAGTTCCTTTTGAAAACGGAAAGGAAGCTTCAGTTGTTAATGGAATTTCGGTTTTTCCGGTCAAAACACTGTCTCAGGTTGTTGATTTTTTTCGCGGCACAGAAAATCTCAAAGCGGCAAAAACCGATATAAGCCTGCAATTTGACAAAAACAGCGAATTTGAAGTAGATTTTTCAGAAGTAAAAGGACAGGAACACGCAAAACGGGCACTTGAAGTTGCTGCAGCCGGAGGTCATAATATTATAATGATAGGTCCGCCAGGTTCGGGAAAGACCATGCTGGCCAAAAGGCTCCCTTCAATTTTACCCCCCATATCTTTTGATGAAGCGCTGGAAACAACAAAAATATACAGCGTTGTCGGCATGCTTGAAAAGGGAAATGCTATGATAGTAAAAAGGCCTTTCCGATCTCCTCATCATACGATTTCAGATGCAGGTCTAATAGGAGGAGGTCATGTGCCAAGACCAGGGGAAGTAAGTCTTGCACATAACGGAGTTCTTTTTCTAGACGAGCTATCAGAATTCAAAAAACATGTACTTGAAGTACTTCGCCAGCCGCTTGAAGACATGAAGGTTACAATCTCCAGGGCATTATCATCAATAACATATCCTGCAAGCTTTATGCTTGTATCAGCCATGAATCCATGCCCATGCGGTTTTTTTTCCGATCCCAAGCATGAATGCCGATGTTCATATCAGCAAATACACAGATACAGATCAAAGATATCAGGGCCTTTAATGGATAGAATTGATATTCACGTTGAAGTTCCGGCAGTAGCATACAGAGATCTTATGACAGATTCTGTTTCCGAGTATTCGAAAGATATAAAAAAGCGCGTTTCCAAGGCACGGCTTGTTCAGGCCGAAAGGTTTGCCAGAACCAAAATATACTGCAATGCTCAAATGAATAGCCGCCATATTAAAAAATACTGTAAAATTGATGACGCCGCATGCGCTCTTATCGAATCTGCCATTGATAAACTCGGGCTTTCCGCAAGGGCTTTTAACCGAATCTTAAAAATTTCCAGAACAATAGCGGATCTTGCAGGAGATGACGATATTAAAGTTGATCATGTTTCAGAAGCCATTCAATACCGCAATCTTGACAGAGCAAAACTGTAA
- the coaD gene encoding pantetheine-phosphate adenylyltransferase, translating to MRRIAIYPGSFDPVTNGHIDIIERGLKLFDKIIVAILHNPNKKCLFTIDERIEMLEQSLKKIKNTEIDTFDGLLVDYALKKKSHAILRGMRALSDFDYEFQMALMNRRLNRDIQTVFLMTGLRWIFTSSSIIKQAAEFDGNVVGMVPPVVNQKLKEKFGFNSNSK from the coding sequence ATGCGAAGAATTGCTATTTATCCCGGTTCCTTTGACCCTGTCACAAACGGTCATATTGATATCATTGAAAGAGGTCTTAAGCTTTTTGATAAGATAATTGTTGCTATTTTGCATAACCCGAATAAAAAATGCCTGTTTACAATTGATGAACGGATTGAAATGCTTGAACAAAGCTTGAAAAAAATAAAGAATACCGAAATAGATACATTCGATGGACTTCTTGTTGATTACGCGCTGAAGAAGAAAAGTCATGCCATACTTAGGGGAATGAGGGCCTTGTCGGATTTTGATTATGAATTTCAGATGGCGCTTATGAACAGACGGCTTAACAGGGATATACAGACTGTGTTCCTTATGACCGGTTTGAGGTGGATTTTTACAAGCTCCTCAATAATTAAACAAGCTGCAGAATTTGACGGCAATGTTGTCGGAATGGTTCCTCCTGTAGTTAATCAAAAATTAAAAGAAAAATTTGGATTTAATTCCAATTCTAAATAA
- the lpxC gene encoding UDP-3-O-acyl-N-acetylglucosamine deacetylase, translated as MACYFNQRTIKKTVCCSGIGVHSGKKVNLSIKPAPDNYGIKFIRTDLLDKPSIPARFSMVVDTSLATVIGHNGFIVSTIEHIMAAFAGLSIDNVAVELDSYEMPIMDGSAAPFTCMLKEAGIIAQNSPRYYFVVTEPIELNKDGKSVGVYPSSDFKITCNIEFDHPVIKKQTFSSSISDEIFEQEISAARTFGFLHEIEYLKQYGFAKGGSLDNAVVIDKNTILNNDGLRFPDEFVRHKTLDSIGDFSLLGLPVMGHFKLNKSGHAFNHAFIEMFFSSKESWETRTLS; from the coding sequence ATGGCTTGTTATTTTAACCAAAGAACTATTAAAAAGACGGTTTGTTGTTCAGGGATCGGCGTTCATTCGGGGAAAAAAGTAAATCTTAGTATCAAACCTGCACCTGATAATTATGGTATAAAGTTTATCAGAACCGATCTTTTGGATAAACCCAGTATACCTGCACGCTTCAGTATGGTTGTCGATACAAGTCTTGCTACGGTAATAGGTCACAACGGCTTTATAGTATCTACCATCGAACATATTATGGCTGCTTTTGCCGGTCTTTCAATTGATAACGTAGCCGTTGAACTTGATTCATATGAAATGCCGATAATGGATGGAAGTGCTGCACCTTTTACGTGTATGTTGAAAGAAGCCGGGATAATTGCACAAAACAGTCCAAGATATTATTTTGTTGTTACTGAACCAATTGAGCTTAACAAAGATGGTAAATCCGTTGGGGTATATCCTTCATCTGATTTTAAAATCACCTGCAATATTGAGTTTGATCATCCTGTTATTAAAAAACAAACTTTTTCCTCAAGCATCAGCGATGAAATATTTGAGCAAGAAATATCTGCTGCAAGGACTTTTGGTTTTTTGCATGAGATAGAATATCTCAAGCAGTACGGTTTCGCTAAAGGTGGTTCTCTTGATAATGCGGTTGTGATTGATAAAAATACCATTTTAAACAATGATGGCCTGCGCTTTCCAGACGAGTTTGTAAGACATAAAACTTTAGATTCAATAGGTGATTTTTCACTCCTTGGTTTACCTGTGATGGGGCATTTTAAGCTTAATAAATCCGGCCATGCGTTTAACCATGCTTTTATTGAAATGTTTTTTTCCAGTAAAGAATCCTGGGAGACCAGAACTCTTTCGTGA
- a CDS encoding ankyrin repeat domain-containing protein: MITKKSFFTFILFFGMVIFPVAIAQGIDLQINAATHHDKDLSTSVKPDTALDPKLLFNAVHENSLEKVQSLISSGVDLKVKNEQGESPLMVALRLKEEEIARLLIEKGSQLNIADSDGWTPLMIALSNENTDCAGLMIEKDAEINVLNKNGWSPLMLSIKYSSPENSLLLIKKGAELQIKAQDGESPLLLSAMAGNVGVLAIIMNKVKKTDERDENGNTLLHLAAENGNIEAVALLLKHKVNLEETNHEGLTPLLSALASGQTEAASFLLSKGATHTAIANGNSSLHYAANSGNKECVALLLPGDLPVNIQNFAKETPLHNAGSREVAKYLLTQSADLNASTNDGITPLHKAACNGRQDVIDLLVDRGANINAMATSNGIEEITPLYMAIANSQAAAAIRLIEREANWKTDRKDGMHLFILATSKDLQDIVKLMLAKGQNVNYRNKEGQSAIHYAASKAMLEFLIANGAQLNALDQNNASALHFAVADGRLEVVQALLDKNVDIMQKTKQGYTPLHFVNDPQTAKLLIANGAKLYVKDHNGMTPIEFARYFGKSKDVVSFLAKMEQKQDENVSDVSENKHQVIRLAYSNNVMNSVISDVADENFRSAFTMMASPDISGNVSMAVGLMHSAAITGCPEACYCMGEWTKTGKGIAADEDQAILWYRKAAEMGMATAQFWLGNHLIKDLPNSKSYIPNWHKFFIFSSADDYYSEAYIWLSAAAAQGHCGAKRILDDFSNSMSGAGSIEWEKKAAAQNGQRWGFNCAIGKETVEVKPPLILFYESGGATNANESVYGMLFSKDSSRYVIWHMEISHSRILKDIELPITIVWYDPNGSIFSKQQHKLLLTAGTESTLNDYGCGFGEPGKWDVGSYTVDFFVGKLKIAKVFFTID, encoded by the coding sequence ATGATAACTAAGAAATCTTTTTTCACCTTTATTCTTTTTTTTGGGATGGTTATTTTTCCTGTAGCTATAGCTCAAGGCATAGATTTACAGATTAATGCTGCAACACATCATGATAAAGACCTCTCAACATCTGTCAAACCAGATACAGCGCTTGACCCAAAACTTCTATTTAATGCCGTTCATGAAAACTCTTTGGAAAAAGTGCAGTCGCTCATTTCCAGTGGCGTAGACTTAAAAGTCAAAAATGAGCAGGGCGAAAGTCCACTTATGGTGGCATTAAGGCTTAAAGAAGAAGAAATTGCCCGCCTGCTTATAGAGAAAGGATCACAACTAAATATAGCCGATTCAGATGGCTGGACACCTTTAATGATAGCCTTGAGCAATGAAAATACTGACTGTGCCGGATTGATGATTGAAAAAGATGCGGAAATTAATGTTCTGAATAAAAACGGTTGGAGCCCCTTGATGTTATCTATTAAATACAGCTCTCCTGAAAATTCATTGCTTTTAATTAAAAAAGGAGCAGAACTTCAGATTAAAGCACAAGATGGCGAATCACCACTGTTGCTTTCAGCCATGGCAGGAAACGTTGGTGTGCTTGCAATAATCATGAACAAAGTTAAGAAGACAGATGAAAGAGATGAGAATGGCAATACTTTACTACATCTTGCAGCCGAAAATGGAAATATTGAAGCTGTGGCGCTATTATTAAAGCACAAAGTCAATTTGGAGGAAACTAACCACGAAGGTTTGACGCCTCTTTTATCAGCATTGGCGTCAGGCCAAACGGAAGCAGCGTCATTTTTACTCAGCAAAGGAGCAACACACACAGCCATTGCCAATGGCAACAGCTCACTTCATTATGCCGCCAATAGCGGAAACAAAGAGTGTGTAGCTCTATTATTGCCGGGTGACCTTCCGGTTAATATACAAAACTTTGCCAAAGAAACCCCGCTCCATAATGCAGGCAGCAGGGAAGTGGCAAAATATTTATTGACACAGAGTGCAGATCTTAATGCATCTACAAATGATGGAATAACACCATTGCACAAAGCGGCCTGCAATGGCCGGCAAGATGTTATTGATCTTTTAGTCGATAGAGGCGCAAATATCAATGCTATGGCAACCAGCAACGGCATAGAAGAGATAACTCCTTTATACATGGCTATTGCAAACAGCCAAGCTGCGGCAGCGATCAGGCTTATTGAAAGAGAGGCAAACTGGAAGACGGACAGAAAAGATGGTATGCATCTTTTTATCCTGGCAACAAGCAAAGACCTGCAAGACATCGTTAAACTGATGCTGGCCAAAGGTCAAAACGTCAATTATCGCAATAAAGAGGGACAGTCAGCCATTCACTATGCAGCCAGCAAAGCCATGCTGGAATTCCTGATAGCTAATGGAGCCCAACTAAATGCTTTGGACCAAAATAATGCTTCAGCCCTGCATTTTGCTGTGGCTGACGGAAGGCTTGAGGTAGTACAGGCTTTGCTGGATAAAAATGTTGATATTATGCAGAAAACAAAACAAGGTTATACCCCCTTGCATTTTGTTAATGACCCGCAAACGGCAAAGTTGCTGATCGCAAATGGAGCTAAACTTTATGTCAAGGATCACAACGGAATGACTCCCATAGAGTTTGCCCGTTACTTTGGCAAGTCAAAAGATGTGGTATCGTTTTTAGCAAAAATGGAGCAAAAGCAGGATGAAAACGTATCTGACGTATCAGAAAATAAACATCAGGTAATTCGTTTAGCCTATAGCAACAATGTTATGAACTCTGTTATATCAGACGTGGCAGATGAAAATTTTCGTAGTGCCTTTACTATGATGGCCAGTCCGGACATTTCCGGAAATGTTTCTATGGCGGTGGGGCTTATGCACTCGGCTGCAATTACCGGTTGCCCTGAAGCCTGCTACTGTATGGGCGAATGGACTAAAACAGGGAAAGGCATAGCGGCAGATGAAGACCAGGCAATACTATGGTACCGTAAAGCCGCAGAAATGGGAATGGCCACCGCCCAGTTCTGGTTAGGCAATCATCTTATAAAAGATTTACCAAATTCTAAATCATATATCCCAAATTGGCACAAATTTTTTATATTTAGTTCCGCAGATGATTATTATTCAGAGGCTTATATCTGGCTAAGCGCCGCGGCCGCTCAAGGGCATTGTGGTGCGAAAAGGATTCTCGACGATTTTAGCAACTCCATGTCAGGAGCAGGAAGCATTGAGTGGGAAAAAAAAGCTGCTGCCCAAAATGGTCAGCGTTGGGGGTTTAACTGTGCTATTGGCAAAGAAACAGTTGAAGTTAAACCTCCTTTGATCCTTTTTTATGAAAGTGGCGGTGCTACAAACGCCAATGAATCTGTCTATGGAATGCTTTTTTCAAAAGACAGCTCCCGGTATGTTATATGGCATATGGAAATCAGCCATTCCAGGATTCTTAAAGACATCGAACTGCCTATAACCATTGTCTGGTATGATCCTAATGGTTCTATCTTCAGCAAACAGCAGCATAAATTACTGCTAACCGCAGGCACTGAAAGTACTCTAAATGATTATGGTTGCGGTTTTGGTGAACCTGGAAAATGGGATGTCGGCTCATATACAGTTGATTTTTTTGTAGGGAAATTGAAAATTGCAAAAGTGTTTTTTACAATAGATTGA